Proteins from a single region of Crassaminicella profunda:
- a CDS encoding IPT/TIG domain-containing protein — protein sequence MNKIFKKGIAWILSMMMIFLSIPHMTLQVFAEGTPTVNSIEVYQTYMDRAYTVKQTRVTIKGQNLKGESIAVSYPGTAYQPVMNKLMDEDGLQQFEVGNGGAIPQSIYIAGKYIDINKDSLPTISDATRRIYQGKDKLILKGTSLDLIQQDHQDHTVADSVYRTYKVFYYDDGGNKDLDFGTANFTPGTIQTVEISPDQMTGDAGVKNIVIEKKFNDTAHNIPVRIQKLFPKQFTLVQEMNISDDLIMNPNRGMPGDEVEFIASHGLDKFDVFFLKNLTDNFDNAHKGKDTNEPVELNGKQVLITKVPDGLEQGEYYVIFTNKIPDGEDPNSAVTKQYIVGKAPDYQKFTVISAEQKIQIKSVDPEEGPDTGSKVELTGKYFGTLNIPDFRPNNTEKKVNMEPATGETSMQIFYGDTDENGDAENTKDVTLHNPDGTIEVVNVPTVGEYGKDQTNVEYAKRKVKVIIGGVTKFIQIPNSSSYDYAFTDTLDRLAVETQPITDVESAPIKDVIIETETILKLTGFPNDIVIKDRYVWRGGKYGGYKFISSTPKPEVISVTPEKIQVEKDNNNPSNYIISNEEDRMIAIYGRDFFVHQYINEQNEKVVRYPIIMFGNHEIRLNKNAETIVGSGTEIGNPDLYLKVFNNQGIELDGSEGNEFGTKILVKIPKDTVVNNVGKVNVTIINPARNTNSEGLSASKPNGIEFVTPPDTKKPVIENVNPRVVTVKGGEEVTITGSNFQNGAKVFIDGKEVQGIQLQGDAKKIIFTAPPGREGKTQLQVMNPEGGIDVFPFEYVKTYTDPKITSFSPKTGKTGTLVVVDGDNFLKPDPAATKDDLYKLIGTRILLEGEDINKYNLNNKKEIELQPYAAAPLKNQNEEGWEKTGNILRIINNQLSIAEYYHSVILEDTDERYYTIDKNINGEIVLSNGVDKRYTFTASNGQIKAEKDGGSVYDVTVSSTGITLDGLQLKMMTPFVKDENNIIIGDLVKVVGLNQLYFTVPILPGDGYYDVTVENPDTKKDTRADSQGFYYYTQPSSRPNILSIEPNEGSVDGGYIIRITGERIEGRECFVDNGVNKTSVSIYGMPVPPNDITVGIDGTTLDIVVPKLNVDIKEVHKTDRLSVPVVVVNPDGGSASRENGFTYVVPISHPEINKITPTKGKASGGNYVELTGEDFRFYEPYEDKNRNQKKDNDETYQDLNGNGQWDDFTGKRINDLKTQYGDDYANMVIPVLPKVYFAGKHAEAVEFGNGYMKVIAPNGKAGPVDLYLVNNDSGISNKLIYTYEGSSPEITSISPDGGKKQGGDRVEIHGQDFYKSDNNVYYKDGGSYKIKTIAQTLVRFGTISNKDVPRETENSGRIDNGRTTVRLDGGLTVNYDGVNDTLNVNIIENQQNYSVTLPYEDKTVYVPVNLLSYTDSEGQSFSYVNATRGDEWIRFEISDRRLFVERGYSPKVEYVNSGQLIVHTPSYYTVGQVPVTVINPDGGEVSSNFEYKNPDSKPQITNITKDGKNPSLETIDGKELKILRMTYKGGNMVSVLGSDFRENATIQIGEILTINQGKITYQLPNKLTFEMPAVGEENVGKLFRVIVSNEDYGNAASDELTPPIYIQFTKGETSPSIEEIKPDKGPASGGNTVTIKGKDFREGLSVLIGDMIVPTEDVTVIDYKTITIKMPPHMPGKFEVKVENPDGELSDPSGEYTYLSAPTIVTVVDPNDPAESSIINSISVEGGQEIKIKGSGFVQGARVVFSPVVEKSNEEGKEKIYINGEEWNLLEGTDGSDVRFIDEGTLVVKTPAGKLDTLGIMIINPDSGATKVYEGIKYGLPELLVPTGVTAELVYDQYIKVNWKAVEDAQEYEIHVVINDHEKVFIGSTELTSFIYQDLDRNTKYKFVVTALGKYGDSKYSKESNKVRTGDKVGPKDEDGELGENTTIEKIGNRANIIIGEDDFEKVLNIDLTRGDLAGAKEVMISIPSSVAANYDAKDVMVTGQDFSVKFNPKNFYSGDVRENKNKRDAGVRFSIKPDKRSMDVEKGIKGQTALSKQYELKAYVYVGQMNTEMSYLPAYMQIALDIDTQKADLRRVKHISLNVYDEDDQKWIPIANSSGESFSIMGVTDKTGKFAVLGSRR from the coding sequence ATGAATAAAATATTCAAAAAGGGGATAGCATGGATTTTGAGTATGATGATGATATTTTTATCTATTCCTCATATGACCCTTCAAGTTTTTGCAGAAGGTACGCCAACGGTGAATAGTATTGAGGTTTATCAAACTTATATGGATCGTGCTTACACGGTAAAACAAACGAGAGTAACGATTAAAGGGCAAAATTTAAAGGGTGAGAGTATTGCTGTATCTTATCCAGGAACAGCTTATCAGCCTGTGATGAATAAATTAATGGATGAAGATGGTTTGCAACAGTTTGAAGTTGGAAATGGTGGAGCTATCCCACAATCTATTTACATTGCAGGAAAGTATATTGATATTAATAAAGATAGCTTACCAACCATATCAGATGCAACAAGAAGAATTTATCAAGGGAAAGATAAGCTTATATTAAAGGGAACAAGCTTAGATTTAATTCAGCAAGATCATCAAGATCACACAGTAGCAGATAGTGTATATAGAACCTATAAAGTATTTTATTATGATGATGGAGGAAATAAAGATTTAGATTTTGGAACAGCTAACTTTACACCAGGAACTATCCAAACGGTGGAAATTTCACCTGATCAAATGACTGGAGATGCAGGGGTGAAAAACATCGTTATAGAGAAAAAATTTAACGATACAGCTCATAATATTCCAGTTCGGATACAAAAGCTATTTCCAAAGCAGTTTACATTGGTTCAAGAAATGAATATTAGTGATGATTTGATTATGAATCCAAATAGAGGGATGCCAGGAGATGAAGTTGAATTTATTGCATCTCATGGATTAGATAAATTCGATGTATTTTTTCTTAAGAATCTTACAGATAACTTTGATAACGCACATAAAGGAAAAGATACGAACGAACCAGTTGAATTAAACGGAAAGCAGGTGCTAATAACAAAGGTTCCAGATGGATTAGAGCAAGGAGAATATTATGTAATATTCACAAATAAAATACCAGATGGAGAAGATCCGAATTCAGCAGTGACAAAGCAATATATAGTAGGAAAAGCACCTGATTATCAGAAGTTTACAGTTATTAGTGCAGAGCAAAAGATTCAGATAAAGTCTGTAGACCCTGAAGAGGGACCAGATACAGGCTCGAAAGTAGAATTAACAGGTAAGTATTTTGGTACATTAAATATTCCAGATTTCAGACCGAATAATACAGAAAAAAAAGTAAATATGGAGCCTGCAACAGGGGAAACGAGTATGCAGATTTTTTATGGAGATACAGATGAGAATGGAGATGCTGAAAATACTAAGGATGTTACCCTTCATAACCCAGATGGAACAATAGAAGTAGTAAATGTACCCACTGTAGGAGAGTATGGAAAAGACCAAACGAATGTAGAGTACGCAAAAAGAAAAGTGAAAGTAATTATTGGTGGGGTTACAAAATTTATACAAATACCAAATAGCAGTAGCTATGATTATGCTTTTACAGATACATTAGATCGATTGGCTGTAGAAACACAACCTATTACAGATGTGGAGTCTGCACCTATAAAGGATGTTATTATTGAAACAGAAACAATTTTAAAATTAACTGGTTTTCCAAATGATATTGTGATTAAGGATCGATATGTATGGAGAGGTGGAAAATATGGAGGATATAAGTTTATCTCTAGTACACCAAAACCAGAAGTAATAAGTGTTACTCCAGAAAAAATACAAGTAGAAAAAGACAATAATAATCCGTCAAATTATATTATATCAAATGAAGAAGATCGTATGATTGCAATATACGGTAGAGATTTTTTTGTTCATCAATACATCAATGAACAGAACGAAAAAGTTGTTAGATATCCTATTATTATGTTTGGAAATCATGAAATCCGATTAAATAAAAATGCTGAAACTATTGTAGGGTCTGGAACAGAAATAGGAAATCCTGACTTGTATTTAAAAGTTTTTAATAATCAAGGAATAGAATTAGATGGAAGTGAAGGCAATGAATTTGGAACAAAAATTCTTGTAAAAATTCCAAAAGACACAGTAGTTAATAACGTAGGAAAGGTAAATGTAACGATTATCAATCCTGCTAGAAATACGAACTCAGAAGGACTTTCTGCTTCCAAGCCCAATGGGATTGAATTTGTAACGCCTCCTGATACGAAAAAGCCTGTTATAGAAAATGTAAATCCTAGGGTTGTGACAGTAAAAGGGGGAGAGGAAGTAACGATTACAGGTTCAAACTTTCAAAATGGTGCAAAAGTTTTTATTGATGGAAAAGAAGTACAAGGTATTCAGCTACAAGGAGATGCAAAAAAAATCATCTTTACGGCACCACCAGGAAGAGAAGGGAAAACGCAGCTTCAAGTAATGAATCCAGAAGGTGGTATTGATGTTTTTCCATTTGAATATGTAAAAACCTATACAGATCCTAAAATTACTAGTTTTTCTCCAAAAACAGGAAAAACAGGTACATTAGTTGTTGTAGATGGGGATAACTTTTTAAAGCCTGATCCTGCTGCTACAAAGGATGATCTTTATAAGCTTATAGGAACAAGAATTCTTTTAGAAGGAGAAGATATTAATAAATATAATTTGAATAATAAAAAAGAAATAGAATTACAGCCTTATGCAGCAGCACCGTTAAAAAATCAAAATGAAGAAGGCTGGGAGAAAACAGGAAATATTTTAAGAATCATTAACAATCAGTTAAGTATAGCAGAATATTATCATAGCGTGATTTTAGAAGATACAGATGAAAGATATTATACGATTGATAAAAATATTAATGGAGAAATTGTGCTATCTAATGGTGTAGATAAACGGTATACCTTTACTGCTTCAAATGGACAAATCAAAGCAGAAAAGGATGGCGGTAGTGTTTATGATGTTACAGTAAGTTCAACGGGCATTACATTAGATGGATTGCAACTAAAGATGATGACACCTTTTGTGAAAGATGAAAATAATATTATTATTGGAGATTTAGTAAAGGTTGTAGGCCTTAACCAATTATATTTTACAGTGCCAATTCTTCCTGGAGATGGATACTATGATGTAACTGTAGAAAATCCAGATACAAAGAAAGACACAAGGGCAGATAGTCAGGGCTTTTACTATTATACACAGCCATCTAGTAGACCAAATATTTTATCTATAGAGCCCAATGAAGGATCTGTAGACGGGGGATATATTATTAGAATAACTGGAGAACGAATAGAGGGTAGAGAATGTTTTGTAGATAATGGAGTAAACAAAACAAGTGTATCTATCTATGGTATGCCGGTACCACCCAATGATATAACTGTAGGAATTGATGGGACTACATTAGATATTGTTGTACCTAAACTAAATGTAGATATTAAGGAAGTACACAAGACAGATAGATTATCAGTACCTGTAGTTGTAGTAAATCCTGATGGAGGAAGTGCAAGTCGTGAAAATGGATTTACTTACGTAGTTCCTATTTCTCATCCTGAGATTAATAAAATTACACCGACAAAAGGAAAAGCTTCAGGAGGAAATTATGTAGAGCTAACAGGAGAAGACTTTAGATTCTATGAGCCATATGAAGATAAAAACAGAAATCAAAAAAAGGATAATGATGAAACGTATCAAGATTTAAATGGCAATGGTCAATGGGATGATTTTACAGGCAAGAGAATTAATGATTTAAAGACACAATATGGAGATGACTATGCAAATATGGTAATTCCTGTTTTACCTAAAGTATATTTTGCTGGAAAACATGCAGAAGCTGTTGAGTTTGGCAATGGCTATATGAAAGTCATTGCTCCTAATGGGAAAGCAGGACCCGTTGATTTGTATTTGGTAAACAATGATTCAGGGATTTCTAATAAGCTAATTTATACTTATGAAGGATCAAGTCCTGAAATCACTAGCATTTCTCCTGATGGAGGGAAAAAACAAGGGGGAGATCGTGTAGAAATTCATGGACAAGATTTTTATAAAAGTGATAACAATGTTTATTATAAAGATGGAGGAAGCTATAAAATAAAAACAATAGCTCAAACGCTTGTAAGATTTGGGACTATTAGCAATAAGGATGTTCCTAGAGAAACAGAAAATTCGGGAAGAATTGATAATGGCAGAACAACGGTTCGATTAGATGGCGGACTTACGGTAAATTACGATGGTGTAAATGATACGTTAAATGTTAATATTATAGAAAATCAACAAAACTATTCAGTGACATTACCGTATGAAGACAAGACGGTATATGTTCCTGTAAATCTTCTTAGTTATACAGATAGTGAAGGTCAGTCTTTTTCTTATGTAAATGCAACAAGGGGAGATGAATGGATTCGATTTGAAATTTCAGATAGAAGATTATTTGTAGAAAGAGGATATTCGCCAAAAGTAGAATATGTAAATTCAGGACAACTTATTGTGCACACACCTTCATATTATACGGTAGGGCAAGTACCTGTAACGGTGATCAATCCAGATGGTGGAGAAGTAAGTAGTAATTTTGAATATAAAAACCCAGATAGTAAACCTCAGATTACCAATATCACAAAGGATGGAAAAAATCCTTCTTTAGAAACAATAGATGGTAAAGAGCTGAAAATTTTACGAATGACTTATAAAGGTGGTAACATGGTCTCTGTCTTAGGTTCTGATTTTAGAGAAAATGCTACTATTCAAATAGGAGAAATTCTTACAATCAATCAAGGAAAGATTACTTATCAGTTGCCAAATAAATTGACATTTGAAATGCCTGCTGTAGGAGAAGAAAATGTAGGAAAACTTTTTAGAGTGATTGTAAGTAATGAAGATTATGGTAACGCTGCATCAGATGAATTAACACCACCTATTTATATTCAATTTACAAAAGGAGAGACGTCACCTTCTATTGAAGAAATTAAACCAGATAAAGGACCAGCAAGTGGTGGAAATACTGTAACTATAAAGGGTAAAGATTTTAGAGAAGGACTTTCAGTACTCATTGGAGATATGATTGTTCCAACAGAAGATGTAACAGTAATAGACTATAAAACGATAACAATTAAAATGCCGCCTCATATGCCTGGAAAGTTTGAAGTAAAAGTAGAAAATCCAGATGGAGAGCTTTCAGATCCAAGTGGGGAATATACTTACTTAAGTGCACCTACCATTGTTACAGTAGTAGATCCAAATGATCCAGCAGAATCAAGTATCATCAATAGCATTTCTGTTGAAGGAGGACAAGAAATAAAAATTAAAGGTTCTGGTTTTGTACAAGGAGCACGAGTGGTGTTTAGTCCTGTTGTAGAAAAGTCAAATGAAGAAGGAAAAGAAAAAATATATATTAACGGAGAAGAATGGAATTTGCTAGAAGGAACGGATGGTTCAGATGTAAGATTCATTGATGAAGGAACCCTTGTAGTAAAAACACCAGCAGGAAAACTAGATACCCTAGGAATTATGATTATTAACCCTGACAGTGGAGCAACAAAAGTTTATGAAGGGATAAAATATGGACTTCCTGAACTTTTAGTACCTACAGGAGTTACAGCAGAACTTGTGTATGATCAATATATCAAGGTGAATTGGAAAGCTGTAGAAGATGCACAAGAATACGAAATTCATGTAGTCATCAATGATCATGAAAAGGTATTTATAGGAAGCACGGAGCTTACTTCATTTATTTATCAAGATCTAGATAGAAATACAAAATATAAATTTGTTGTAACAGCACTTGGAAAATATGGGGATTCTAAGTATTCTAAAGAGAGTAACAAAGTAAGAACAGGTGATAAAGTTGGGCCAAAAGATGAAGATGGAGAATTAGGTGAAAATACAACTATTGAAAAGATTGGAAATCGCGCAAACATTATTATTGGAGAAGATGATTTTGAAAAAGTTTTAAATATCGATTTAACAAGAGGGGATTTAGCAGGAGCGAAAGAAGTAATGATTAGCATCCCATCATCAGTAGCAGCAAATTATGATGCAAAGGATGTTATGGTAACGGGTCAAGATTTTAGCGTGAAATTTAATCCTAAAAACTTCTATTCAGGAGATGTAAGGGAAAATAAAAACAAAAGAGATGCAGGAGTTCGTTTCTCAATCAAACCAGATAAAAGAAGTATGGATGTAGAAAAGGGAATCAAAGGACAAACAGCTCTTTCGAAACAATATGAACTAAAAGCTTATGTATATGTGGGACAAATGAATACAGAAATGTCTTATCTACCAGCATATATGCAAATAGCCTTAGATATAGATACACAAAAGGCTGATCTGAGAAGAGTAAAACATATAAGCTTAAATGTTTATGATGAGGATGATCAAAAATGGATACCAATTGCAAATAGTAGTGGGGAAAGCTTCTCTATTATGGGAGTTACTGACAAGACCGGAAAATTTGCAGTACTTGGAAGTAGGAGGTAA
- a CDS encoding S-layer homology domain-containing protein gives MKRLIVSVFIFILLLTPITAWATPPGFSGGVNNEYEYEEIVFITGEPIKFVGTLTVKEKEKAEEKSVSYSYKLISEDKSLKGKLDRTITLITTLDKRNDKGQTIGNTTLDKYKETIKLGKDKYELVKDGGYELSKSDVIDNRPASDFYSGNLKARKYYKINKDEGEVIVDISGGNVGYKNFWGSTETEILDYTITSNRQTEEKDGKTNENSWHGTVKVQVSDSLTKTLKYSDNEATFSSFYGGHVRVTNQEMVSRYDYNLPRVDDREINDRRRERYAIELRKKMVPKVERLIIPKFKDIGGHWAEEYIKKLYSLDVFDENSVFFTPDVPFTRGEFTKGVMRVCNIRPSLEDMKKPSRRRGKQPKEVSPFKDVPVNDPDYKYIKDAIEKKIISGVTKDLFKPDKPLTKAQAITILIKALGFESKAPTPGFYTSFTDDNKIPNWAKDSIYMAKEIGLIHGDNYNRINPNKNITRAESSEMLVRFLEFLQKDLQRDYRENIINFN, from the coding sequence TTGAAACGGTTGATTGTAAGTGTATTTATTTTTATATTATTACTCACTCCTATCACAGCATGGGCTACACCCCCTGGATTTTCTGGTGGAGTAAATAATGAGTATGAATACGAAGAAATAGTTTTTATTACAGGGGAGCCTATTAAGTTTGTAGGGACTCTTACGGTGAAAGAAAAGGAAAAAGCTGAAGAAAAGAGTGTTTCTTATAGTTATAAATTAATATCGGAGGATAAGTCTCTTAAAGGCAAATTAGATCGAACTATAACTCTTATTACGACTTTGGATAAAAGAAATGATAAAGGACAAACCATCGGAAATACAACTCTAGATAAATATAAAGAAACCATAAAATTGGGAAAAGATAAATATGAGCTAGTGAAAGATGGAGGGTATGAACTTTCAAAATCAGACGTTATAGACAATCGTCCTGCTTCTGACTTTTACTCTGGAAATTTAAAGGCAAGAAAATATTATAAAATCAATAAAGATGAAGGAGAAGTTATTGTTGATATTAGTGGAGGGAATGTAGGATATAAAAACTTTTGGGGAAGTACAGAGACAGAAATTCTAGATTATACCATTACCTCTAATAGACAAACTGAAGAGAAAGATGGAAAAACCAATGAAAATTCTTGGCATGGAACCGTAAAGGTACAGGTATCAGATAGCCTTACTAAGACATTGAAGTATTCAGATAATGAAGCAACTTTTTCAAGCTTTTATGGAGGGCATGTGAGAGTTACCAATCAAGAAATGGTATCTAGATATGACTACAATCTTCCTAGAGTTGATGATAGAGAAATCAATGATAGAAGAAGAGAAAGGTATGCTATAGAGTTAAGAAAAAAGATGGTACCAAAAGTTGAAAGATTGATTATACCAAAATTTAAAGATATTGGTGGTCACTGGGCAGAAGAATATATTAAAAAGCTATATTCACTGGATGTATTTGATGAAAATTCCGTGTTTTTCACACCAGATGTTCCCTTTACTCGAGGGGAATTCACAAAAGGTGTTATGAGAGTATGTAATATTAGGCCTTCTTTAGAAGATATGAAAAAACCTAGTAGAAGAAGAGGAAAACAACCCAAAGAAGTATCACCATTCAAAGATGTACCTGTAAATGATCCAGATTACAAATACATAAAGGATGCAATAGAGAAAAAAATCATATCAGGGGTTACTAAAGATTTGTTTAAACCAGATAAGCCTTTGACAAAAGCTCAAGCCATAACGATTTTAATAAAAGCCTTAGGATTTGAAAGTAAAGCCCCAACACCAGGATTTTATACTTCTTTTACAGATGATAATAAAATCCCTAATTGGGCAAAGGATAGTATCTATATGGCAAAAGAAATTGGTTTAATCCATGGAGATAACTATAATCGAATTAATCCAAATAAAAATATTACAAGAGCAGAAAGTTCAGAAATGCTTGTAAGATTCTTAGAATTTTTACAAAAGGATTTACAAAGAGATTATAGGGAAAATATTATTAACTTTAATTAA